One Roseomonas sp. OT10 DNA window includes the following coding sequences:
- a CDS encoding beta-ketoacyl-[acyl-carrier-protein] synthase family protein: MSDTPAPPRLAITALATVSALGTGLEATRSALRGRQGGLRPCTLPGMPEGIWVGAVDGVDAVALPDGLSRYDGRNNRLAEMALRSDGFEAAVAAARDRHGPARIAVVLGTSTSGIAETEAAYRRRDAAGRLPAGFNYAGTHDLHSLPRYVRARLGLRGPAISISTACTSGARAFLEAGVLIAAGLCDAAVVGGVDTLCRMTLHGFHSLELLSKGPSRPCAADRDGISIGEAAGFALLERAEAAPGARLHLLGAGASSDGHHMSSPHPEGLGAVAAMQAALDAAGLGAGEIDYVNLHGTGTKANDAMEDRAVSRLLGTGVPCSSTKGFTGHTLGASGALEAAIAAICLEEGLVPGCLGVEEADPGFRSDIAIANRAAPLRRVLSNSFGFGGSNCALVLGRA, translated from the coding sequence ATGTCCGATACCCCTGCCCCGCCGCGCCTGGCCATTACCGCCCTTGCCACCGTCAGCGCCCTGGGAACCGGGCTGGAGGCGACCCGGTCGGCCCTGCGCGGGCGCCAGGGCGGGCTGCGCCCCTGCACCCTGCCGGGCATGCCGGAGGGGATCTGGGTGGGGGCCGTGGACGGGGTAGACGCGGTGGCGCTGCCGGACGGCCTGTCCCGCTACGACGGCCGCAACAACCGCCTGGCGGAAATGGCCCTGCGCTCGGACGGCTTCGAGGCCGCGGTCGCCGCCGCGCGCGACCGCCACGGCCCGGCGCGGATCGCCGTGGTGCTGGGCACCAGCACCAGCGGCATCGCCGAGACGGAGGCGGCCTATCGCCGGCGCGATGCCGCGGGACGCCTGCCCGCCGGCTTCAACTATGCCGGCACCCACGACCTGCACTCCCTGCCGCGCTACGTCCGCGCCCGGCTGGGGCTGCGCGGGCCCGCCATCTCCATCTCCACCGCCTGCACCTCCGGCGCGCGCGCCTTCCTGGAGGCGGGGGTGCTGATCGCCGCCGGGCTCTGCGACGCGGCGGTGGTGGGCGGGGTGGACACGCTCTGCCGCATGACGCTGCACGGCTTCCATTCCCTGGAGCTGCTGTCGAAGGGGCCCTCCCGTCCCTGCGCCGCCGACCGCGACGGCATCAGCATCGGCGAGGCGGCGGGCTTCGCCCTGCTGGAGCGGGCGGAGGCGGCCCCCGGCGCCCGGCTGCATCTGCTGGGCGCGGGGGCGAGCAGCGACGGGCACCACATGTCCTCCCCCCATCCCGAGGGGCTGGGCGCGGTCGCCGCCATGCAGGCCGCGCTGGACGCCGCCGGGCTGGGGGCGGGGGAGATCGACTACGTGAACCTGCACGGCACGGGGACGAAGGCCAACGACGCGATGGAGGACCGGGCGGTGTCGCGCCTCCTCGGCACGGGTGTGCCCTGCTCCTCGACCAAGGGCTTCACCGGGCACACGCTGGGCGCCTCGGGGGCGCTGGAGGCGGCGATCGCGGCGATCTGCCTGGAGGAGGGGCTGGTCCCCGGCTGCCTGGGCGTGGAGGAGGCCGATCCCGGCTTCCGCTCCGACATCGCCATCGCCAACCGCGCCGCGCCGCTGCGCCGGGTGCTGAGCAACTCCTTCGGCTTCGGCGGCAGCAACTGCGCCCTCGTGCTGGGGCGGGCGTGA
- the pyk gene encoding pyruvate kinase → MRRRRRTKVVATLGPASSSPEVIERLFRAGADVFRLNFSHGTHDGHAANIATIRALEQKVGRPIGILADVQGPKLRVGQFQGGRVQLQTGQAFRLDLSPTPGDVRRVRLPHPEIIQAARIGTSLLLDDGKLRLRVTRAREDHLETEVVVGGPLSDRKGVNVPDVVLPIPALTAKDRADLDFVLPLGIEYVGLSFVQRPEDVAEAKAIAAGRAWIMVKMEKPQAVDNLDGILALTDCVMVARGDLGVECPAEDVPLIQKRIVRAARARGLPVVVATQMLESMISAPAPTRAEASDVATAVFDGADAVMLSAETAAGSYPFEAVNMMDRILYRVEQDPGWRALTDAARPEPEATSAGAIAAAARQVAATIGAQAIATFTSTGSTTLRVARERPSAPIIGMTDTEATARRMAVVWGVHPLVSPPVHTMTEMVNRALRAASSEGFVTPGDEVVVTAGVPFGTPGTTNALRVATVARPGARVAAPSAASTEPQGDSG, encoded by the coding sequence ATGCGCCGGCGACGCCGGACCAAGGTCGTCGCCACGCTCGGCCCGGCCAGCTCCTCCCCGGAGGTGATCGAGCGGCTGTTCCGCGCCGGAGCCGATGTCTTCCGGCTGAACTTCAGCCACGGCACACATGACGGGCACGCGGCCAACATCGCCACGATCCGGGCCCTGGAACAGAAGGTCGGCCGTCCGATCGGGATCCTGGCGGATGTGCAGGGGCCAAAGCTGCGGGTCGGGCAGTTCCAGGGCGGCCGGGTGCAGCTGCAGACCGGGCAGGCCTTCCGCCTGGACCTCTCGCCGACCCCCGGCGACGTGCGCCGCGTGCGGCTGCCGCATCCGGAGATCATCCAGGCGGCGCGAATCGGCACCTCCCTGCTGCTCGACGACGGCAAGCTGCGCCTTCGCGTCACCCGCGCGCGGGAGGACCACCTGGAGACGGAGGTGGTGGTGGGCGGGCCGCTGTCGGACCGCAAGGGCGTGAACGTGCCCGACGTGGTGCTGCCGATCCCGGCGCTGACGGCCAAGGACCGCGCCGACCTCGACTTCGTGCTGCCGCTGGGCATCGAATATGTCGGCCTGTCCTTCGTGCAGCGGCCGGAGGACGTGGCCGAGGCGAAGGCGATCGCCGCCGGCCGCGCCTGGATCATGGTGAAGATGGAGAAGCCCCAGGCGGTCGATAACCTCGACGGCATCCTGGCGCTGACCGATTGCGTCATGGTCGCGCGCGGCGACCTGGGCGTGGAATGCCCGGCCGAGGACGTGCCGCTGATCCAGAAGCGCATCGTCCGCGCCGCCCGTGCCCGCGGGCTGCCCGTGGTGGTGGCGACGCAGATGCTGGAGAGCATGATCTCCGCCCCCGCCCCGACCCGGGCCGAGGCGTCGGACGTGGCGACGGCGGTGTTCGACGGCGCCGATGCGGTGATGCTCTCGGCCGAGACCGCCGCCGGCTCCTACCCCTTCGAGGCGGTCAACATGATGGACCGCATCCTCTATCGCGTGGAGCAGGATCCGGGCTGGCGGGCGCTGACCGACGCCGCCCGGCCGGAGCCGGAGGCAACCAGCGCGGGTGCCATCGCCGCCGCCGCCCGCCAGGTCGCCGCCACCATCGGGGCGCAGGCCATCGCGACCTTCACCTCCACCGGCTCCACCACCCTGCGCGTGGCCCGGGAGCGGCCCTCCGCCCCCATCATCGGGATGACCGATACGGAGGCGACGGCCCGCCGCATGGCCGTGGTCTGGGGGGTGCACCCCCTGGTCAGCCCCCCGGTCCATACGATGACGGAGATGGTCAACCGCGCGCTGCGGGCCGCCAGCAGCGAGGGCTTCGTCACCCCGGGCGACGAGGTGGTCGTCACCGCCGGAGTGCCCTTCGGCACCCCCGGCACCACGAATGCGCTGCGGGTCGCGACGGTGGCGCGGCCCGGGGCCCGCGTCGCGGCGCCCTCCGCCGCCTCGACCGAGCCGCAGGGAGATTCCGGCTGA